Proteins encoded by one window of Chondromyces crocatus:
- a CDS encoding ABC transporter permease codes for METRRHAFVALIVAVLIGAAVLAGVPRVSAASIVASMIATTIAVATPLILGALSGVLCERAGVVNLGIEGMMLTAAFFGWASASYASTVWGLPPSISLLLGVAGAIISGGLLGLVHAALSVTFRVDQIIGGTVINLLAVGLTGFLNRQLFFGSGSSSGVSYASPGVLPRVHLPGLADLPVVGRVFEQQPITLAAIALVVVTHIALFRTRWGLRVRAVGEHPQAAATVGIDVRRMRYQSVILGGCVAGLGGAYFTLESVPSFEPLMTNGRGFIALAAMIFGNWTPTGALAAALLFGSAQALQINLQMFREQLSGAWSFLQHSSIVGLLPYLLTLLILTGVIGRTTPPAADGKPYDG; via the coding sequence ATGGAAACCCGACGTCACGCCTTCGTCGCCCTCATCGTGGCGGTCCTCATCGGCGCCGCGGTGCTCGCGGGTGTTCCGCGCGTGTCGGCTGCGAGCATCGTTGCGAGCATGATCGCCACCACCATCGCCGTGGCGACCCCACTCATCCTCGGGGCCCTCTCCGGCGTGCTGTGCGAGCGTGCCGGCGTCGTCAACCTCGGCATCGAGGGGATGATGCTGACCGCTGCGTTCTTCGGCTGGGCCAGCGCATCGTATGCGAGCACCGTGTGGGGCCTTCCGCCCTCCATCAGCCTTCTCCTGGGCGTTGCGGGGGCGATCATCTCGGGCGGCTTGCTCGGCCTCGTCCACGCCGCGCTGTCGGTGACCTTCCGAGTCGATCAGATCATCGGGGGCACGGTGATCAACCTGCTCGCCGTGGGATTGACGGGCTTCCTCAACCGACAGCTCTTCTTCGGCTCCGGCTCATCCAGCGGCGTCAGCTATGCCTCCCCGGGCGTGCTCCCTCGGGTGCACCTCCCAGGACTTGCCGATTTGCCGGTCGTCGGACGCGTCTTCGAGCAACAGCCCATCACCCTCGCCGCGATCGCGCTGGTCGTCGTGACCCACATCGCGCTCTTTCGCACGCGCTGGGGCCTGCGCGTTCGGGCCGTGGGAGAGCACCCTCAGGCCGCCGCCACCGTGGGCATCGACGTGCGCCGCATGCGCTACCAGAGCGTGATCCTGGGAGGCTGCGTGGCTGGCCTCGGCGGCGCCTACTTCACGCTCGAGTCGGTGCCCTCCTTCGAGCCGCTGATGACCAACGGCCGCGGCTTCATCGCCCTCGCGGCGATGATCTTCGGCAACTGGACCCCCACGGGCGCGCTCGCTGCCGCCTTGCTCTTCGGGTCGGCGCAGGCACTCCAGATCAACCTGCAGATGTTCCGAGAGCAGCTCTCCGGCGCATGGTCGTTCCTTCAGCACTCCTCGATCGTAGGGCTCTTGCCCTACCTACTCACCTTGCTGATCCTGACCGGTGTCATCGGCAGGACGACTCCACCTGCCGCGGATGGAAAACCCTATGACGGCTGA
- a CDS encoding ABC transporter permease, producing the protein MLDPACLFGGRGIVNESRRWMHHLGRPLLVPLLSVFTALVAGAGVIAIAGGDPVAAYAGLAEGAFGSTRALSETAVWTTPYLLAGLGIAFAFQGGLFNIGAEGQLALGAVAAAWAGYGLPLLLGAALPAVVHVPLTLVAGASAGALWAAIPGWLKARTGGHEVINTIMLNYIALNAVSYLLNGPLKDPAPGNVIARTPMIAEGARMGVLLEGFRVHWGFPLALALSVLLVWVLRSTTLGFTIRTAGASPDAARCAGMNVPRAVVLSMAISGGLVGLGGAIEVSALNHRHELGFSQGYGFDAIAVALLGRAHPMGVALSALLFGAMRNGATRMQYLTQIPADVISVIQALILLFVAAEVLIRRLYRLRDTTAPVALSQGWGS; encoded by the coding sequence GTGCTCGATCCAGCTTGTCTCTTCGGCGGCCGGGGCATCGTGAACGAGAGCCGTCGCTGGATGCATCACCTGGGCAGGCCGCTCCTCGTCCCCCTGCTGTCCGTGTTCACCGCGCTCGTCGCGGGTGCGGGCGTGATCGCCATCGCTGGAGGAGATCCGGTGGCCGCGTACGCGGGCCTTGCAGAAGGCGCTTTCGGCTCGACCCGGGCGCTGAGCGAAACGGCGGTGTGGACCACCCCCTATCTGCTCGCCGGGCTGGGAATCGCCTTCGCGTTCCAGGGCGGGCTGTTCAACATCGGCGCCGAGGGGCAGCTCGCGCTCGGCGCAGTCGCGGCAGCATGGGCTGGTTACGGCCTCCCTCTCCTGCTCGGCGCGGCGCTGCCGGCCGTCGTTCACGTGCCGCTCACGCTGGTCGCGGGGGCGAGCGCGGGAGCCCTCTGGGCGGCGATCCCAGGATGGTTGAAGGCGCGTACGGGAGGGCACGAGGTGATCAACACCATCATGCTCAACTACATCGCGCTCAACGCTGTGAGCTATCTCCTCAATGGCCCGCTCAAGGATCCGGCTCCCGGAAACGTCATTGCCCGCACGCCGATGATTGCCGAGGGAGCCCGGATGGGGGTGCTCCTCGAGGGGTTCCGTGTGCACTGGGGCTTTCCGCTCGCTCTCGCCCTCTCGGTCTTGCTGGTCTGGGTGCTGCGGAGCACCACGCTCGGTTTCACCATCCGCACCGCCGGCGCGAGCCCGGACGCGGCCCGGTGTGCCGGCATGAACGTTCCGCGCGCCGTGGTGCTCAGCATGGCCATCTCCGGCGGCCTGGTCGGGCTCGGCGGCGCGATCGAGGTGAGCGCCTTGAACCACCGGCACGAGCTCGGTTTCTCGCAAGGGTACGGCTTCGATGCCATCGCGGTTGCCCTGCTCGGCAGGGCGCATCCGATGGGTGTCGCGCTGAGTGCGCTCCTCTTCGGTGCCATGCGCAATGGCGCGACCCGCATGCAGTACCTCACCCAGATCCCCGCGGACGTGATCTCGGTCATCCAGGCGCTCATCCTGCTCTTCGTGGCGGCCGAGGTCCTCATCCGTCGGCTGTACCGGCTGAGAGACACCACCGCGCCCGTCGCCCTGTCGCAAGGCTGGGGGAGCTGA
- a CDS encoding DedA family protein, which translates to MNLEHLLGLYGYWAILLGTLLEGETVLVLAGLAAHRGYLSLPLVMLVAFAGSVTGDQIYYWLGRRRGITWLRRRPTWQVHADRVRETLERHPVAMIVGFRFVYGIRTVSPFVIGASGVPVVRFMSLNALGGALWATLLGGMGYLFGEVAEQALGTLRHDEGWLFAGVFFAGVVVWLVRRRRAKGRASHRLDRPEEDPRPTDP; encoded by the coding sequence ATGAACCTCGAACACCTGCTTGGGCTCTACGGCTACTGGGCGATCCTCCTCGGCACCCTGCTCGAAGGAGAGACGGTCCTGGTGCTCGCCGGGCTCGCTGCCCATCGTGGATACCTCTCGCTCCCCCTGGTGATGCTCGTCGCGTTCGCAGGGAGCGTGACCGGCGACCAGATCTACTACTGGCTCGGACGACGGCGTGGCATCACATGGCTCCGTCGTCGGCCGACGTGGCAGGTCCACGCCGACCGCGTGCGAGAGACGCTGGAGCGACATCCTGTCGCCATGATCGTGGGCTTTCGCTTCGTGTACGGGATTCGCACGGTGAGCCCCTTCGTGATCGGTGCGAGCGGTGTTCCCGTGGTTCGGTTCATGTCACTGAACGCGCTCGGCGGGGCGCTCTGGGCGACGCTGCTGGGAGGGATGGGCTATCTGTTCGGTGAAGTGGCAGAGCAGGCTCTCGGAACGCTGCGCCATGATGAGGGCTGGCTGTTCGCTGGCGTGTTCTTCGCGGGCGTCGTCGTATGGCTCGTCCGACGTCGGAGGGCCAAAGGCAGGGCCAGCCATCGACTGGACCGGCCCGAGGAAGACCCGCGTCCCACGGATCCATGA
- a CDS encoding ABC transporter ATP-binding protein codes for MTADAAATIAAGGPPSERDRKSSEQGRVPALEARGITKRCPGALANDAVDLTLWKGEVHALLGENGAGKTTLMSILYGMRQPDAGEIWREGRPVTLRSPSDAIALGIGMVHQHFMLIPHFSVTENILLGAEITGRFGLLDTRRARAEVLALSRHHGLDVDPDARVADLPVGVQQRVEILKALYRKAEVLILDEPTAVLTPQEVADLFVVLRALKAQGVAIALISHKLKEVRAVADRITVMRAGRVVERTSPDEVDERRLAAMMVGRDVLLTVEKAPADPGEEILRVEQLCVSGGLDLPAVNVTLTVRAGEILGIAGVQGNGQTELVEALTGLRRPASGRVSLRGRDVTHASPRTLIDTGLSHIPEDRQRHGLVASYSVADNMVLSTWARPPFAHHGVRDERAVHERAASLVKAYDVRPPSTDAAVASLSGGNQQKVVLARELDRQVTLLVASQPTRGLDVGSIETVHRAIVDARDRGAAVLLVSAELDEILALSDRVAVMFRGAIVATLDAREATRERLGLLMAGGQATP; via the coding sequence ATGACGGCTGATGCCGCCGCGACGATCGCCGCAGGGGGACCCCCATCCGAGCGTGACCGAAAGTCGTCGGAGCAGGGACGGGTTCCAGCGCTAGAAGCGCGAGGCATCACCAAGCGCTGCCCTGGTGCGCTCGCCAACGACGCCGTCGACCTGACCCTCTGGAAGGGCGAGGTGCATGCGCTGCTCGGTGAGAACGGCGCTGGCAAGACGACCTTGATGAGCATCCTCTACGGCATGCGACAGCCCGACGCCGGAGAGATCTGGCGAGAGGGCCGACCCGTCACCCTCCGCTCTCCGAGCGACGCCATCGCGCTGGGCATCGGGATGGTCCACCAGCACTTCATGCTGATCCCGCACTTCTCGGTGACGGAGAACATCCTCCTCGGAGCCGAGATCACTGGCCGCTTCGGCCTGCTCGACACCCGGCGCGCTCGCGCCGAGGTACTCGCGCTGTCACGACACCACGGCCTCGACGTGGATCCCGACGCGCGGGTCGCCGACCTGCCAGTCGGAGTGCAGCAACGGGTGGAGATCCTGAAGGCGCTCTACCGCAAGGCAGAAGTGCTCATCCTCGACGAGCCCACGGCGGTCCTCACCCCTCAGGAAGTCGCAGACCTGTTCGTCGTCCTCCGGGCGCTCAAGGCCCAAGGTGTGGCCATCGCGCTCATCAGCCACAAATTGAAGGAAGTGCGCGCCGTTGCAGATCGCATCACCGTCATGCGGGCGGGGCGCGTCGTGGAGAGGACGTCCCCCGACGAGGTCGACGAGCGACGCCTGGCCGCGATGATGGTGGGGCGCGATGTACTGCTCACCGTCGAGAAGGCTCCCGCCGATCCGGGGGAAGAGATCCTGCGCGTCGAGCAGCTCTGCGTGTCCGGAGGGCTGGACCTTCCGGCGGTGAACGTGACCCTGACCGTGCGCGCAGGCGAGATCCTGGGCATCGCCGGCGTGCAGGGAAACGGGCAGACCGAGCTCGTCGAGGCCCTGACGGGGCTGCGACGACCCGCGAGTGGACGGGTGTCGCTTCGCGGGCGGGACGTGACCCATGCCTCACCTCGAACGCTGATCGACACCGGCCTCTCCCACATCCCCGAGGACCGGCAGCGGCACGGGCTCGTGGCCTCGTATTCCGTGGCCGACAACATGGTCCTGAGCACCTGGGCTCGACCTCCGTTCGCGCACCACGGCGTCAGGGACGAGCGCGCCGTGCACGAGCGCGCCGCGTCGCTGGTGAAGGCGTACGACGTGCGGCCTCCGTCCACGGACGCGGCGGTGGCCTCCCTCTCGGGTGGAAACCAGCAGAAGGTCGTCCTCGCGCGAGAACTCGACCGACAAGTGACCTTGCTCGTCGCCAGCCAGCCCACGCGCGGGCTCGATGTCGGGTCGATCGAAACGGTTCACCGCGCCATCGTCGACGCGCGCGATCGCGGCGCGGCGGTCCTGCTCGTCTCGGCAGAGCTGGATGAAATTCTGGCGCTCTCCGATCGCGTGGCCGTGATGTTTCGAGGAGCGATCGTGGCGACGCTCGACGCACGAGAGGCGACCCGCGAGCGTCTCGGGCTGCTCATGGCAGGTGGGCAAGCCACTCCCTGA
- a CDS encoding protein kinase domain-containing protein, with protein MQEKARSPSGDNGIESVRCRACGRRTMAKRGCVEHGHREKELVAAAPDPLYSAASRCEGELPSFGGYRLQQRLGGGGFGVVFAATPVDGGAEVAIKIARKDRPEASRRLVKEAAILADIGPPYAPQVHARGRLPEGMPYVVMESIRCPTLADRLVAAGGTVHFREAACLVDAALQTLEVVHARGYVHRDLKPENIFIIESQERLRATIVDYGLATTEEPCARTSEGAALGTPEYMAPEQCEGRPDIDGRADLYAVGVIFYELLAGRPPFWGPPAAVREDQRSRRPARLRPGVKLPIALEEVVLRALAKDRRERPASASEFRMALARALRVDEETQDAPTPESERSAAPSSGPTSAPRLERRTVGVLFLETELDLASLQRRMASLGGDIAHSSSGHVVAVFDHEPNSSPTRRALRAARELIRRNVCQRALLDLASVVVQRRPKGVRRYISPLFTNPRMRLPEIARATGKGNLLFVTPDAAAALPDTPAGGVNDDEKHLSIRPHQTSSEACSDGGAEPIPVPLDEEKASDFLDEPLLGREAVVRALLESARAAASLGLPTIVQVTGEAGLGKSHLASFVAQQLSQLMIDAQVLELQAREPLVGGTDPTLRALLQFVLELPAHAPSDGGRALISARLEGDAIEHLAVARALGWLDGSGTMGSAHDDGAYPELRALEAAPGALRAAVSMVAGSALRRRTSRGPVFVILDDAHLADDAALSALEYAAQAAAKTPLWICALARPGFEQARPNWGRGAACSQVNQLGPLDRAGAVALCRRLLAPVEDVPEPALDLLIARTKGAPLLLSELVLGLKREGIVRLHPRGGGWYVATDELDRLPDAPLIEWLARAELDALPQALQEFARLISLLGHEMMLDDIVGVLERLDGCGQGEPFPLDPRVATSRLMAAGVLAQDRRSGRIGFRHPLVRDAIAKSIDPSVARHIHLAALAHHQATAPEADRSLRARAHHAAAAGLRSLASNAFMRLADQARDRHAYVEAEALYTRSLEQTEPCEIDESSVRGSPTDKSFGAANERAAAQRRRGLMRCRLGRNHDALEDLRTAREAAETIGDTIEQMEILLDEATTLDWMEEYRSSEARVNEARRRGETLPSMPAPLASRLLLGIGRSFHRFSREAEAAAMLEAAVTQSSDLGEEGYETLVVSLLMLGFIYQGLARLDDAREVLDRAVMLCEVHRDMLHLAPAINNRALLRACRGDKEGMIHDLSRVLSIAREYGQGALELVGEYNLGECLYLMDDMQAAALHVARAAEIERRRSGGRARPIVMLLDARVLLGGGDEGKARVIFEKILAHQEAARELGRMDALLLPSEEVLLDMIDLATRTPDAAAWDELHARSERLSVGQEQVEVLEARAIAALRHGRLDLALDAHMIACAAAARIPNAMRLQLQRHGSEIRRAFRTGPFPSTP; from the coding sequence ATGCAAGAGAAGGCTCGCAGCCCATCTGGCGACAACGGCATCGAGAGCGTCCGCTGTCGCGCTTGTGGTCGTCGCACAATGGCCAAGCGAGGATGCGTTGAACACGGGCACCGTGAGAAAGAGCTCGTTGCGGCAGCCCCCGACCCCTTGTATTCGGCCGCGTCGAGGTGCGAGGGAGAGCTGCCGTCTTTCGGTGGCTATCGCCTTCAGCAACGCTTGGGGGGTGGCGGCTTTGGTGTCGTGTTCGCAGCGACCCCCGTGGACGGCGGTGCTGAAGTCGCCATCAAGATCGCTCGGAAAGATCGGCCCGAGGCAAGTCGACGGCTCGTCAAAGAGGCTGCCATCCTCGCAGACATCGGTCCTCCGTATGCCCCCCAGGTTCACGCACGGGGAAGACTCCCCGAGGGAATGCCCTATGTGGTGATGGAGAGCATCCGCTGCCCGACCCTCGCAGACCGTCTGGTCGCCGCAGGTGGGACCGTCCACTTCAGGGAGGCGGCGTGCCTCGTCGATGCGGCGCTACAGACCCTCGAGGTGGTACACGCACGCGGGTATGTCCACCGAGATCTGAAGCCAGAAAACATCTTCATCATCGAGTCTCAGGAGCGTCTCCGTGCAACCATCGTGGATTACGGGCTCGCCACGACCGAAGAGCCCTGCGCAAGGACGAGCGAGGGCGCTGCGCTGGGAACACCTGAGTACATGGCGCCGGAGCAGTGTGAGGGTCGTCCAGACATCGATGGTCGCGCCGACCTCTATGCCGTCGGCGTGATCTTCTACGAGCTGCTCGCCGGACGCCCTCCATTCTGGGGTCCTCCCGCTGCGGTGCGCGAGGATCAACGAAGCCGACGGCCAGCACGGCTGCGGCCCGGCGTGAAGCTTCCCATCGCTCTAGAGGAAGTCGTGCTGCGGGCACTGGCCAAGGACCGCAGGGAGCGCCCCGCCAGCGCCAGCGAATTCCGGATGGCACTCGCTCGGGCGCTGCGCGTGGACGAGGAGACGCAAGACGCTCCGACCCCTGAGAGTGAACGCAGCGCTGCTCCGTCGAGCGGACCGACGAGCGCGCCTCGCCTCGAGCGTCGGACGGTAGGGGTTCTGTTTCTGGAGACGGAGCTCGACCTCGCGTCTTTACAACGTCGCATGGCCTCTCTAGGGGGAGACATCGCTCATTCCTCGAGCGGCCATGTCGTGGCGGTCTTCGATCACGAGCCGAACTCGAGTCCCACACGCCGCGCTTTGCGCGCAGCGCGAGAACTCATACGGCGCAATGTATGTCAGCGAGCCCTGCTCGACCTCGCGTCCGTCGTCGTCCAACGACGTCCAAAAGGAGTCAGACGCTACATAAGCCCTCTGTTCACGAACCCACGCATGCGGCTGCCCGAAATCGCTCGAGCGACTGGTAAAGGAAACCTTCTGTTCGTGACTCCCGACGCCGCAGCCGCATTACCCGATACCCCAGCTGGCGGCGTCAACGATGATGAAAAACACCTCTCCATCAGACCACATCAGACGAGCAGCGAAGCGTGCTCCGATGGAGGGGCCGAGCCCATCCCTGTCCCCCTCGATGAGGAGAAAGCGAGCGACTTCCTCGACGAGCCGCTCCTCGGTCGAGAAGCCGTCGTCCGCGCTTTGCTGGAGAGCGCGCGCGCCGCAGCGTCGTTGGGCCTGCCGACCATCGTTCAAGTCACGGGCGAAGCTGGACTGGGAAAGAGTCACCTTGCGTCTTTCGTTGCGCAGCAGCTGAGCCAACTCATGATCGACGCTCAGGTGCTCGAGCTGCAAGCACGTGAGCCCCTGGTAGGGGGCACCGATCCGACGCTCCGAGCGCTGTTGCAGTTCGTCCTCGAACTGCCGGCGCACGCACCTTCGGATGGTGGGCGCGCCTTGATTTCGGCCCGGCTGGAAGGTGACGCGATCGAACATCTGGCCGTCGCACGTGCACTCGGGTGGCTCGACGGAAGCGGAACAATGGGGAGCGCGCATGACGATGGTGCATACCCGGAGCTGAGGGCTCTGGAGGCCGCCCCAGGCGCCTTACGCGCTGCCGTGAGCATGGTCGCAGGAAGTGCCCTTCGACGGCGCACGTCCCGCGGACCCGTGTTCGTGATCCTCGACGATGCCCACCTCGCGGACGACGCCGCGCTCAGCGCGCTCGAATACGCGGCGCAGGCCGCGGCAAAGACCCCCCTCTGGATCTGCGCCCTCGCACGACCTGGTTTCGAGCAGGCCAGACCCAACTGGGGACGAGGCGCGGCCTGTAGCCAAGTCAACCAGCTCGGCCCGTTGGATCGCGCTGGTGCAGTCGCGCTGTGTCGACGTTTGCTGGCCCCCGTCGAGGATGTACCCGAGCCAGCTCTGGATCTGCTCATTGCCCGGACGAAAGGCGCACCGCTGCTATTGAGCGAGCTCGTCCTGGGCCTGAAGCGCGAAGGCATCGTTCGCCTGCATCCTCGTGGGGGTGGATGGTATGTAGCGACCGACGAACTCGACCGATTGCCCGACGCGCCCCTCATCGAATGGCTGGCGCGGGCGGAGCTGGACGCATTGCCTCAAGCTCTACAGGAATTCGCGCGACTCATTTCATTGCTCGGACATGAGATGATGCTCGACGACATCGTCGGGGTGCTCGAGAGGTTGGATGGTTGCGGACAGGGGGAGCCCTTTCCCCTCGATCCGAGGGTCGCCACGAGCCGACTGATGGCCGCGGGAGTACTCGCCCAAGACCGACGCAGCGGTCGGATCGGCTTTCGTCATCCTCTCGTGCGTGACGCCATCGCAAAGTCGATTGACCCGTCCGTGGCGCGTCACATTCACCTTGCAGCCCTCGCACATCATCAGGCGACCGCTCCGGAAGCAGACAGAAGCTTGCGTGCACGCGCGCACCATGCGGCGGCAGCAGGACTGCGCTCACTTGCGAGCAATGCCTTCATGAGGCTGGCAGATCAGGCGCGGGACAGGCACGCCTATGTCGAAGCCGAGGCGCTGTACACTCGGTCTCTGGAGCAAACTGAGCCATGCGAGATCGACGAATCCTCCGTCCGAGGCTCACCGACCGACAAGTCGTTCGGCGCGGCCAACGAGCGCGCAGCTGCACAACGTCGACGTGGCCTCATGCGTTGTCGGCTAGGGCGAAATCATGATGCCCTCGAGGACCTACGCACTGCACGCGAAGCTGCGGAAACCATCGGCGATACCATCGAACAGATGGAGATTCTGCTAGACGAGGCGACGACGCTGGACTGGATGGAGGAGTATCGTAGCTCCGAGGCTCGTGTGAACGAAGCGAGACGGCGGGGAGAGACCCTTCCCTCCATGCCCGCCCCATTGGCGTCGCGCTTGCTTTTGGGCATCGGGCGCTCATTCCACCGCTTCAGTCGTGAAGCGGAAGCAGCCGCGATGCTCGAAGCCGCTGTCACCCAATCCTCTGACCTGGGAGAGGAGGGCTACGAAACCCTCGTCGTCTCACTCCTCATGCTGGGCTTCATCTATCAAGGACTGGCCCGGCTCGACGATGCGAGGGAGGTGCTCGATCGAGCGGTCATGCTGTGCGAAGTTCATCGCGACATGCTCCACCTCGCTCCCGCCATCAACAACCGTGCGCTGCTTCGGGCGTGCCGGGGAGACAAGGAGGGCATGATTCACGACCTATCCCGAGTCCTGTCCATTGCACGTGAATACGGGCAAGGAGCGCTGGAGCTGGTCGGAGAGTACAATCTGGGCGAGTGTCTCTACTTGATGGACGACATGCAAGCTGCAGCGTTGCATGTCGCCAGAGCGGCCGAAATAGAGCGCCGACGCTCAGGAGGTAGAGCGCGCCCGATCGTGATGCTGCTCGATGCTCGCGTGTTGCTGGGCGGTGGAGATGAAGGCAAAGCGCGAGTCATTTTCGAGAAAATTCTCGCACATCAAGAGGCAGCGCGAGAATTGGGCCGAATGGATGCGCTCCTTCTACCGTCGGAGGAGGTCTTGCTGGACATGATCGATCTGGCGACCCGCACCCCCGACGCCGCAGCATGGGATGAACTTCATGCGCGCTCGGAGCGCCTTTCGGTGGGCCAGGAGCAAGTAGAAGTTCTCGAAGCTCGCGCCATCGCAGCGCTTCGGCACGGGCGCCTGGATTTGGCGCTGGACGCCCATATGATTGCGTGCGCGGCGGCTGCACGCATTCCGAATGCCATGCGTCTCCAGCTCCAACGTCATGGCTCCGAGATTCGACGGGCTTTCAGAACTGGGCCGTTTCCGTCGACTCCTTGA
- a CDS encoding serine/threonine-protein kinase, with the protein MGCDLTKELTEVLGFPLVEDLPPGGRAGDYVIDSRIARGGCGAVYAAHHHDGSVVREREGVALKVLHARLALIPKMVERFVREIHVIRRLNHPNVVDVLDVGALEDGRPFYVMERLEGMTLEALLRSGGRMSPDQALEMLEPVCEALQAAHEAGIVHRDVKANNIFVCNGPSRSIKLLDFGIAKLMDPGEGTGLTTAGRAPGTLSIMAPEQILGGAIDERVDVYALGVLLHRLLTGRLPFDATSAMELARQHLEEPPPRPSQRAPLAPALDALVLRCLEKLPERRFPSVRAMLCELREAVCRPGMTSKSVPELSVDAMGVHVVVRLNAPIEEIDDALADDLGRAMDLAESTLRQAGLSVLATAGDEVLGVRLLPGGRGEERRARAEALALASELHDQLAGRSGADERVHVNVCLHADRVVVRSPLAPEIVGGPLACPGAWTPQEDVVGLCATPEALNGLSGLMLEDGPGRLLIVRGPAAPRA; encoded by the coding sequence ATGGGCTGCGATTTGACGAAGGAGCTGACGGAAGTTCTCGGGTTTCCGCTTGTAGAAGACCTGCCTCCGGGGGGCCGAGCAGGGGACTACGTCATTGACTCACGCATTGCCAGAGGCGGCTGTGGCGCTGTTTATGCCGCGCACCATCATGACGGAAGCGTGGTGCGTGAGCGAGAGGGGGTCGCCCTCAAGGTGTTGCACGCTCGTCTCGCGCTCATCCCGAAGATGGTCGAGCGCTTCGTTCGTGAGATCCACGTCATCCGCCGGCTGAACCACCCGAACGTCGTCGATGTCCTCGATGTCGGTGCACTGGAGGACGGGCGCCCTTTTTATGTCATGGAGCGGCTCGAGGGCATGACCCTCGAGGCGTTGCTTCGATCGGGCGGCAGGATGTCCCCAGATCAGGCGCTGGAGATGCTCGAGCCCGTCTGTGAAGCGCTCCAGGCTGCCCACGAGGCAGGGATCGTTCATCGCGATGTGAAGGCCAACAACATCTTCGTCTGCAACGGTCCCTCTCGCTCGATAAAGCTGCTCGATTTCGGAATCGCCAAGCTCATGGACCCTGGGGAGGGAACAGGTCTCACGACGGCAGGGCGGGCACCGGGGACCCTGAGCATCATGGCGCCCGAGCAGATTCTGGGGGGCGCGATCGACGAGCGCGTCGACGTCTATGCGCTCGGCGTGCTGTTGCACCGCCTGCTCACGGGACGACTTCCCTTCGATGCGACCAGCGCCATGGAGCTGGCCCGGCAGCACCTCGAGGAGCCTCCACCGCGTCCCAGCCAGCGAGCCCCGCTGGCACCAGCGCTCGACGCGCTCGTGCTGCGGTGCCTGGAGAAGCTGCCCGAACGGCGCTTCCCTTCCGTGCGCGCCATGCTTTGCGAGTTGCGGGAGGCGGTGTGTCGTCCCGGAATGACGAGCAAAAGCGTTCCCGAGCTCTCCGTCGATGCGATGGGCGTGCACGTGGTGGTGCGCCTCAACGCGCCCATCGAAGAGATCGACGACGCCCTCGCTGACGACCTGGGGCGGGCCATGGATCTTGCGGAAAGCACGCTCCGGCAAGCGGGGCTCTCCGTGCTCGCCACGGCCGGTGACGAGGTCCTCGGCGTCCGGCTCCTGCCGGGAGGCCGTGGTGAAGAGCGGCGGGCGCGCGCCGAGGCGCTCGCGCTCGCCTCCGAGCTGCACGATCAGCTCGCGGGCCGATCGGGGGCCGATGAGCGGGTTCACGTCAACGTCTGCCTTCATGCAGACCGCGTCGTCGTCCGGAGCCCGCTGGCTCCCGAGATCGTGGGCGGGCCTCTCGCCTGCCCAGGTGCATGGACGCCACAGGAAGATGTCGTCGGGCTCTGCGCGACGCCAGAGGCACTCAATGGTCTGAGTGGCCTCATGCTCGAAGACGGCCCAGGTCGGTTGCTCATCGTTCGTGGACCTGCGGCTCCTCGCGCCTGA